The following proteins are co-located in the Scomber scombrus chromosome 2, fScoSco1.1, whole genome shotgun sequence genome:
- the myoz2b gene encoding LOW QUALITY PROTEIN: myozenin-2b (The sequence of the model RefSeq protein was modified relative to this genomic sequence to represent the inferred CDS: inserted 1 base in 1 codon) encodes MDLGKKLSTPKDIMFEELSLLSNRGSRLFKMRQRRSEKYTFESIQNEANAQLNNDILPENMHTVEIKVDAPAEGNTVNQDSTVSDTTAEKMHKCYNSPWAEAMLSDPDLAETLNLRMPVLDPRPDLPEYKSFNRVATPYGGFEKTPRGITFKLPPVDLNPPGYPELQDQGMKRPTFNRTAQGWISEGTHLILPTVTLEPIXVPESDDL; translated from the exons ATGGATCTGGGAAAAAAGCTCAGCACTCCTAAAGACATTATGTTTGAGGAGTTGTCGTTGCTTTCCAACAGAGGTTCCCGGCTTTTCAAAATGCGTCAGAGGAGAtctgaaaaatacacatttgaaaGTATCCAAAATGAAGCAAATGCACAGCTAAAT AATGATATTTTACCAGAGAACATGCACACTGTTGAAATTAAAGTGGATGCACCAGCCGAAGGAAACACTGTTAATCAAGACAGCACAGTTTCAG ACACGACTGCAGAGAAGATGCATAAATGCTACAACTCTCCATGGGCAGAGGCCATGCTCAGTGATCCAGACCTCGCTGAAACTCTCAATCTGAGAATGCCTGTACTGGACCCAAGGCCAGACCTCCCTGAGTATAAAAGCTTTAACCG GGTTGCCACTCCGTATGGTGGCTTTGAAAAAACTCCTAGAGGCATCACATTCAAACTCCCTCCTGTGGACCTGAACCCACCAGGGTACCCTGAGCTCCAGGATCAAGGAATGAAGCGCCCTACCTTCAACAGGACAGCCCAGGGATGGATATCTGAGGGCACCCATCTGATCCTTCCCACTGTTACACTGGAGCCCA CAGTCCCAGAGTCTGATGACCTGTAA